Within Pseudomonas cichorii, the genomic segment CATGCGTACTGTGCCAAGCCGTCTGGTGGCTGGCATCGCCACGATCTACGTGGAAATCTTCCGTAATGTGCCACTGCTGGTGCAGCTGTTCATCTGGTACTTCCTGGTGCCCGACCTGCTGCCTGAGAACCTGCAGGAGTGGTACAAGCAAGACCTCAACCCGACGACTTCAGCATTCCTGAGCGTCGTGGTCTGCCTGGGTCTGTTCACCGCTGCACGGGTTTGCGAACAAGTGCGTACCGGTATCGAGGCACTGCCAAAAGGCCAGGAGTCCGCAGCTCGCGCCATGGGTTTCAAACTGCCGCAGATCTACTGGAACGTGCTGCTGCCACAGGCTTACCGGATCATCATTCCACCACTTACCTCCGAATTCCTGAACGTGTTCAAGAACTCGTCGGTGGCGTCGCTGATCGGTCTGATGGAACTGCTGGCACAAACCAAGCAGACCGCAGAATTCTCCGCGAACCTGTTTGAAGCGTTCACTCTGGCGACACTGATCTACTTCACCCTGAACATGAGCCTGATGTTGCTGATGCGTCTGATCGAGAAGAAAGT encodes:
- a CDS encoding amino acid ABC transporter permease, with the translated sequence MNYNWDWGVFFKSTGVGSETYLDWFISGLGWTIAIAVAAWIIALILGSILGVMRTVPSRLVAGIATIYVEIFRNVPLLVQLFIWYFLVPDLLPENLQEWYKQDLNPTTSAFLSVVVCLGLFTAARVCEQVRTGIEALPKGQESAARAMGFKLPQIYWNVLLPQAYRIIIPPLTSEFLNVFKNSSVASLIGLMELLAQTKQTAEFSANLFEAFTLATLIYFTLNMSLMLLMRLIEKKVAVPGLISLGGK